The following proteins come from a genomic window of Schistocerca gregaria isolate iqSchGreg1 chromosome X, iqSchGreg1.2, whole genome shotgun sequence:
- the LOC126299374 gene encoding uncharacterized protein LOC126299374 yields the protein MMSALRTVLVLSLVGAAMPQYKPSYAGSGWSYPGPLPQFTTDVGLDNRVGLEPTSTLSPEEDVASVVSAWPADRQPFWFVNRDQIQQHIGRPQPQAGSRPQTQRPQTQTQQPEQPQAQTQPQTQTQPQTQTQQSVQTQTQEPQQIQPQRRTFPQAASSRQ from the exons TCGGCCCTGAGAACAGTGCTAGTGCTGTCGCTGGTGGGAGCGGCGATGCCGCAGTACAAACCGTCGTACGCGGGAAGTGGGTGGTCGTACCCCGGCCCTCTGCCGCAGTTCACGACTGACGTCGGGCTCGACAACCGCGTGGGCCTGGAACCCACCAGCACACTCTCACCCGAAGAGGACGTCGCATCGGTCGTCTCCGCCTGGCCGGCTGACCGTCAGCCCTTCTGGTTCGTCAACAG GGACCAGATCCAGCAGCACATCGGACGACCGCAGCCTCAGGCCGGGTCTCGACCGCAGACGCAGCGTCCTCAGACGCAGACGCAGCAGCCCGAGCAGCCGCAGGCGCAGACGCAGCCGCAGACGCAGACACAGCCGCAGACGCAGACGCAGCAGTCTGTGCAGACACAGACGCAGGAGCCTCAGCAGATACAACCTCAGAGACGCACTTTCCCCCAGGCAGCTTCCAGTCGACAGTAG